Within Streptomyces albofaciens JCM 4342, the genomic segment GGGCGAAGGACTGGAAAAGCATCGCCGTACCGGGGTGGGGGCCGGTGACCGGCTCGCCCCGGTAGTGCACGGTGCCGCCGGAGGGCGCCAGCAGTCCGGCGACGTGGCGCAGCAGTGTGGACTTGCCCGAGCCGGACTTGCCGAGCAGCGCGACGACCTGCCCCTCGTACAGGTCGAACGTGACGTCGTCGAGGACCGGCAGGACGCCGCCGGAGGGGCCGGGGAAGTCCTTGCGGAGGCCGCGGACGCTGATGACAGGGGTGGTGCGGGTGTTCATGGGATGACTCCGAGGTGTACGGCGGCCCGGGCGCGGCGGCGGTCCGGAGGCCCGGGCCGGGGGAAGGGGTGAGGGGGCCGTCACGAAGTGGGTGAGGGGACCGTCACAGGGCGCAGCGCTTCATCGCGAAGCGGTACAGCCGCCGCCAGAACAGCCGGTTGATGACGACGACGTAGACGCTCATCAGCACGGCGCCGAGGAAGTTGCGGGCGAAGTCGCCGTCGGCGGTGGCCTGCTGGATGTACGCGCCGATGCCGACCGCGGTGAGCGTGGTGCTGCCGTAGGTGACGATCTCGGCCTGGATCGACGCGTTCCAGGCGCCGCCCGAGGCGGTCAGCGCGCCGGTGACGTACGAGGGGAAGACCGCCGGCAGGATCAGCTTCGTCCAGCGCAGCCGGCCGCGCAGCCCCAGGTCGGCGGCGGCCTCACGGAGGTCGCCGGGGATGGCGCTGGCTCCCGCGATGACGTTGAACAGCACGTACCACTGGGCGCCGAGCGCCATCAGCACGACGCAGCCCCAGTTCAGCGAGATGCCGGAGGCGCCCAGCACGATGACGACGAGCGGGAAGACGAAGTTCGAGGGGAAGGACGCCAGCACCTGCACGACCGGCTGGGCGAACCGGTTGACCCTCGGGCGCATCCCGATCCACACGCCGATGGGCACCCACACCACGGTGGAGAAGGCGACCAGCAGCAGCACCCGGCCGTAGGTGATCAGTGCGAGCAGCGCGTCGTGGCCGATCTCGGGGAGCGGCACACGGGCCAGGACGTACGAGACGGCCTGCCAGACGATCGCCGCGACGCCCAGCGCGTACAGCACGGAGAAGACCAGGTCGCCCCGCTTGCGCCGGGCCTCGTCGCGCGCCGCCCGGGGCCGCCCGCCGCCGGTGCCCAGCACCCGCATCGCGCGGTCGAGCCGTTCACCGGCCGGGCGCAGCGCGCGCCCCAGGCGGCCCGGCAGCGTGGAGCGGCGCAGCAGCTCCAGCACGAGACTGCGCGGCTGCTCGGCGATCTCGCAGTCCTCGGTACGGAACCGCTCGGTCCACGCCGTCACCGGCCGCCAGAAGAGGAAGTTGACCGACACCACCATCGCGACCATGACGACGATGGCCAGGGCGACCCGGGCACCCTCCCCGTCGGCGAGCGCCCGGGCCACGTACGAGCCCATGCCCGGCAGGGCGTTGTCCCGGTTGTTGACGGTGATCGTCTCGGAGGCGCTGAGCGCGAACCAGGCGGCACCGAAGCTGATCATGCCGTTCCAGACCTGCGCGATCATGCCGCTGGGCACGTCCAGCTTCCAGAACCGCTGCCAGCGGGTCAGCCCCATCAGCCGGGCCGCCTCGTCCAGCTCCCTGGGCTGGGTGGTCAGCGACTGGTAGAAGGCCAGCGCCATGTTCCACACCAGCGCGGTGAAGACGGCGAAGACCGACGCGCATTCCAGGCCCAGCGTGGAGTGCGGGAACAGCGCGACGAAGCCGGTGACGGTGATGCTCAGGAAGGTCAGCACCGGTACGGACTGGAGGATGTCGATCGCCGGGACGATCACCTTGGCCGCCCGCCGGGACCGGGCGGCCCACGTCCCGAACACGAAGGTGAAGAGCACCGCGGGCACCAGCCCCGCGAACATCCGCAGCACGGAACGCGCCGCGTAGTACGGCAGGTGCCGCGGATCGGTGGAGACGGCCGGCGGATTTCCGGGGTCGAAAGGACGGTCGGCGGTGGCGCCGACCCGTATGACGAGATACAGGAGTGCGAGAACGCCGCAGAGGACCAGCAGGTCCACGGGGCGCAGGCGGGCAGCGCGCAGTGCGCCACCGGCCGGAAACCGGTGGAATTTCATGGAAGTACCCGTAAGAATTCATGCGGGCGGCCCGGCGTGGCGGCGGCCACGGGGAGCACGGCCCGACAGGGTTCGCCGCGGGCCGTCCGGCCCGGTCAGCGGGGACGGCGAGGGTAACTGGGAGGTTCGCCGTAGAGCACAACGACCACCTCCTCGAATTCTTCGGCACGGCGGCGCGGCGGCCTCCTGCGACCGGCGCCGAAAAGAATGATGGCACGCAATGCGTGAGGTGGTCAAAAGGCCTCGGTAATTCCGGCGGATCTGAAAGCGCCTTCAGAATTACCGGCGAGCGGCCGGCCCGTGGCGGCGGAATTCGCATTTCCTGAGAGCGGCTTCAGGAATCGGCCGCGCGGGCTGCGCTCCGGGGAACCGCGGCCGGCCGGGCCCCGGGGTGTCCGCGCCTTCCGGGGTGATGGGACAATGGCGGTGATGATTAAGGAAGACCACCGCAGCGAGAACCCGACCGACCCGGCCGCGCCCGAGGGCGACGAGGCCGGCGCCGTGCGGCAGCAGGCCCGGCTGACC encodes:
- a CDS encoding ABC transporter permease encodes the protein MKFHRFPAGGALRAARLRPVDLLVLCGVLALLYLVIRVGATADRPFDPGNPPAVSTDPRHLPYYAARSVLRMFAGLVPAVLFTFVFGTWAARSRRAAKVIVPAIDILQSVPVLTFLSITVTGFVALFPHSTLGLECASVFAVFTALVWNMALAFYQSLTTQPRELDEAARLMGLTRWQRFWKLDVPSGMIAQVWNGMISFGAAWFALSASETITVNNRDNALPGMGSYVARALADGEGARVALAIVVMVAMVVSVNFLFWRPVTAWTERFRTEDCEIAEQPRSLVLELLRRSTLPGRLGRALRPAGERLDRAMRVLGTGGGRPRAARDEARRKRGDLVFSVLYALGVAAIVWQAVSYVLARVPLPEIGHDALLALITYGRVLLLVAFSTVVWVPIGVWIGMRPRVNRFAQPVVQVLASFPSNFVFPLVVIVLGASGISLNWGCVVLMALGAQWYVLFNVIAGASAIPGDLREAAADLGLRGRLRWTKLILPAVFPSYVTGALTASGGAWNASIQAEIVTYGSTTLTAVGIGAYIQQATADGDFARNFLGAVLMSVYVVVINRLFWRRLYRFAMKRCAL